The sequence below is a genomic window from Paroedura picta isolate Pp20150507F chromosome 12, Ppicta_v3.0, whole genome shotgun sequence.
ccttctagggctgtcaagaaaccccatggcagggatcatgggaattgtagtctatggacatctggagagccacagcccgGCCGCCCCTGAACATCTGCctcctttttaaagtttttacttTGCTGGTTGTGAACTCGCCATTTTCCCAGCTGAACTCATCTGTCATGAGGTCTCCTGCCACTGAGGGATCCCTGGCCGTCTTCCAAGAAAACCCACTTCTTTTTCTGGGAAACAGGCTGTTAAAGGACAGCTGTCAAATCTGTGGTTCAGTGGAAAGGTCAGCAGCTGGGCCTACCGCAAAGCACTCATCGGTGGCAAAGAGCTTGGCCATGGAGCACAGAGCCACAGCGTCCTCCCGGTTCTCCTGCAGGGACCGAGCCGCGTTCCGCACCATCAGCCGTGCCGCTACCAGGCGTGTTGCCATCTCAGCCAGCTGGAACTGGAGGTACTGTCCCCCACATAAGATAAGACAGAAAGAAGGTGTAATGGTTgggcaagaaagaaaagaactgcttttttccccctgttgttaTTACTGTCACTTTCCCTGGTCTTTATTGCAGCTGCTCTGCACTATATCCAAGGCCCACCCCTTCTGAGATGGGGTAGGAGAGGACCTTCTCCGTTGTGGTGCAGAAGCTCTGAAACTCTTTCCCAAGAGGGACTCATCTTACCTCGatataggcttgccagctctgggtggggaaacccctggagaatttgggtgtggagctagaagtggatgggatttggggggtggggagtgatcTTAGTGGAGTGTAACGCTatgctcaccctccaaagcagcccttttctccaggggaactgatctctttagtcgggAGATGAGCTATCATTTCAGGCCCGGGTCTCACTTGGAGGGTGGCAACTCTAATTCTGTTACCAACAGGAAGGTTCTGTTGCCAGGGTGAATATATACATTAAGAAGTCACCTGACTGCTCGCCAGCAGTTCCCCAAATTGCTTGCGGACGTTGAGGTGGTCCCGAGCCAAAAGGATGCAGGCGTGGGCAGCGCCCAGTGAACAAGAAGCTGGAGGAGGAGACCGGAGCAGAAGTGGTTACACCCAGGAATTCCAcctcctccccacaccccaaTAGCCCATTCTGTCTTCCCCCACTCTTACCAATGTTAACCCTCCCTCCGTTCAGCCCCTTCATGGCAATGTTGAagccctgcccttcctctcccagacGGTTGGCCACCGGGACGGCACAGTCCTCAAATATTACAGCCCGGGTTGGCTGGGCGTTCCAGCCCacctgcaggaaaagagggagctCATGGTTCTCAGAAAGAGACGCTACACCTTTTATCAGCAGGGCAATAGGAGACCTTTCATTTTTTTGTACATGCTCATTTTATAGAGTGGCCAGGGTGGGTGGCTCTTTatagagaaaaagaaagcaggcCCCTGCTCCAAAGAGCTTCCAAAACTGAGGTTTGCTATAACAAAAGTAGAGGCAAATAGGAGTAGAATTGTTGTTCATTCCAGTTATGTGTGCTTAGACTTAATTTCAGTGGAAATAGGTGATTGTGCTCAAGGTTTTGTGTGAAAGGTGGGCTTTCCGGAGGATATGGaagaacagatttatttatttatcatgcagTCAGTGTagagtagccaggagatcctagaattgtctggcagccaggcaagggacattcaggggaggcttgtcatttcctgcctccacatcatgacccctactGTTCCTTGGAGGTATCCTACTCAAATACTTgctagggtcaaccctgcttagcttctgagatttgctgGGCTTGGCCTtccctggcctatccaggtcaggggaagAACAGAGAGAGAGTCAAGTAGGCTTCTGGCACAAGGGTGGCCCACAAGAGCTTGAGAGACCAGCTGCACCACAAGCTAGGGAGAACACGAGAGGCCAGCTGTGCCCCAGTTCTcttaccttcctctccttcttcccGAAACTCAGCCCCGGGATGCCTTTCTCCAGCACCAAGCAGGAGATGCCCTTGGCTCCTGGCCCTCCCGTACGGCACATGACCACGTACACGTCTGTATCACCGCCGCCACTGATGAAAGCCTAGCAAGAGAAATGTGAGAATGCGGTCCGTCAGGAATCCCCCATCCTCGACCCACAGCCAGCCTGGGACAGAAGGTTTGTGAACTCAAGACCCTTAGAATCAGAAGGCAAGGGAGCAAGAAGCACGACAGGCCAAACAGAGAAATGAAAAGATGGCGAGAAactggggaagggagtggggagagaaggggagcaCCTGAAAAAGCAATTTAAAACTCTTAAGGACATTAGCAAGCCATGGATCCATCTGGTCCAAACTCCGGCAACCATCGGCAGCAAGTCAGAACCTTTGAGAACCCCACAAGCAGGGCACAATAGCAACGGCCCGCTCTTGTCTGCAGTCCCCAGCATCTAGTAAATACGGGATATACTGCCTtttaacatggaggttccatttggtTCTTATGACTAACAGCCACTGACAGGCCTCTCTCCATTAATTTGTCTGTTCCTGTTTTTAAAGTGGTGGCTAAATCATTACCGTAAAGGGATGGAGAGGAGTGGCTTAAAGATTGTGTTGCTTGCCAGAAGGCTGCTGGTTCAAATCCACTCTTGGTCAAACCCCATCATCTCTCCCCTATAGTGCGTCTGGTGCTATCTTCCATACAGGGATAACAcaggcctccctcacagggctgttttaaGGATTCTAACAGGACAACGCCTATTGACACCAACCATCCAGATTGGTCAGTTACTATTTGTCTCCGAGACAATAGTCCTTGAAGTTCTGGATTATCTTTTAAGTATATTTATTAGAGGCACAGACATTTCAGTTTGCGGGCGAGGTTGGCAGAATGCTCCAACAGGAGAACGTTCATCAAGGAATGGATCGTGAACGAGCGAGTGGCCATTTCCACAGACATGCCGGGGCAGAGAAGCAAGCTGGGAGCTTCTCCCACgctcagaagctgcagaaggTTTCAAGACGACGGAAGCTGGTACCTTGGAGCCATTCAGGACATAAGTGTCGCCTTTCCTCTTGGCGGAAGTTAGCAAAGAAGCAGCATCGCTCCCACTTCCTggttgggaagaggaagaaaaagtctGTCCGCGTGAAAAACAATCTTCGTTCCTGCAGTTCCTGCCTTCTGCCTATCCATCCCAAGCCTGGACAGACTGCTCGGCTGTCAATCATAACTTCTCATCTACCATTGAGCTGGTTGCTCtatttcagcctaacctaacaaAGTCTGAGgccagagcacctttaagaccaaccaagttttattcacggtataaacttttgtgcacatgcatacttcctcagatgccTCTACattaatggcagggtctcagtatTCTACAATTAAGAATGCATCTTGACACATTTATTGCCTTCActatgtccccccacccccccagaatTTAACCCAATCCTtcattgggaatccctgccctagacctagagggggaaccaggtcagtctgtctgtagcagtagaaaagaataagagtccagctgcaccttaaagactaacaacatgtGTGGCGAGGTTTGAGCTTTTATGactccctgctcacttctttagatgcAGCCCTATCAGGACCTAACCTGGATGCTCCTGATcataccagatctcagaagcgaagctgggctggctctggttagtatttggttgggagaccaccaaggacatccaAGGTCACTACACAAATGCAGATAAAGTCAAATCCCccctgttcctctcttgccttgaaaatctcacaAGGTCTCCATTTTAGTTGGCTGCCACTTGATAGTATTTTACACATGCACTCTCCTGTCGTGATTGATAACCCTTTAGTTCTCAGGATATGGAAATCtgcagagcccccctccccccctccccccaccggtcccACCTGGCTCTGTCAGGCAGTAAGAGGCAAGCGTCTCCATGCTGCAAAGTGAGGGGCAGAACCTGTGCCTCTGCTCTTCGTTCCCAAAGGTGTCAATCATCCAGGCGCACATGCTGCAACAGCAAAACAGACAAGAGGATCAGGGAGGCAAccagtggcaaaacacctctgtttgtctcttgccttgaaaaccctacaggggccTGTTTCCCAACCGGCCCGCTCTCCAGACTTACTTGTGGATGCTGATGTAGGCCGTGGTGCTGACGCAGCCGGTCGACAGGGCCTCAAAGATGATGGAGGTGTCCAGCCGGGACAGTCCCGAGCCCCCCACCTCTGGCCGCACATAGATGCCACCAAACCCCAACTGGGACGCTTTCCTCAGGGTTTCCACTGGGAAGATTTCCTGTTCAAGTAGATAAAGGTGAACTGCAGACATGTTCATACGAAATTTGGCATTAATGGGTCAcccaagcctaaggtcacccagctggctgccgtaGAGGACAAGatgggaatcatacctggctttccagattagaggctgctgctcttaaccacaacactaagCAGGCTCAATTATAGCTGCAAGAGCCTCATGGCACAAGTCTTCCTGGACActtcagtccagcatcctatttcccaGAAATGTCATAGGGGAGGTGAGAGCATATGTCCTCTGCCTGCATCCTTCCCAATAACTAGCTAATGGCTTTCTTGATAAATCAACTGAACTCATTATGTTTTGCAGGCCTACTCTGGTTACAGCCTTGTAAAGGGATTGTTACTGTAGCTCAAAAAGGGATATTACAGCATTGACAGCTTTGTTTCAGAACTCTATATCCCTAGCCCTGTTACCATGATTATTGGTTGACCCATCCTGCCGATTGTGCTGGCTTGCACTGTGCAATCAGCCCCAACTCTCCCAGGGAAAGGCGGGACATAGGTATAAATAGCATCAATAAATGGGTGTTGTGTGACCTGAGATGCAACCTCACCTTTTCATCCCATTCGGCCATGTGGGGGGCCAACTCCTTGGCAGCAAAATCAAAGGCAACTCTCTGGAATTCTTTCTGTTCCTCTGTCAAACCCACCGAAGctgggaagcaaaaaaaaaaaaaagagattttttttttttaccccaaggTAGGTTACATTTTTCtgccaggcagaaattcaacaggaagTGCCTTTCCCCGGTGTTGTATTTCCATGCACGACTCAAAGACACCACCTGGTGGTTTTCTGCCTGGAGCACCGCTTTGCAAGGCAAGGGAACCCTGCAAGGGGGTGTGGGAACCAGGGAGATTCGGGTGCCTGCCATAAATCCCACAATCCCATGCCCACGGTTGGGCTCTCCAACCCTTCTCCCCGATCCTTACGATCGATGCAGGAGACAATCCCCCGGCGCCCCCAGCCTGGTTGGCATCCAAGGCACCTtcgcagctgcagctgcagccgATAGCAGCCTCTCAAAGCCATTGCAAGCGCTACCCACGCTCCACGAAGACGTCACGCCTCCCGCGTTGCTCGCCGGGATTTGTAGTTCTAGGCTCGGGCGTCAACGCTCTTTTTTATAGACTATCCTCTGCAACGAGACTACTCTTCCCAGATGGGATTGCGAGGAGCCGCAAGGGCCTTTGGGAGTTGTCGTGCCTGTCTCTTCGCCAGCCAGTCTGGGCAGGCTCGCTGATTGGTTGGAAGCCGGGGGCCGGTCTTAAAGGGATGGTCTCTCTTTGCATAATTATTATTTGTCCGCCGATTTAGACGGGGCCGCGTGCAAAATTCATCGAGGAAGCGAGTCTTCCCCGGGGATTTGGAATCCTGTTTGCAAAGCGGGAGGGAACGGAAAGAGCCGGGCAAAGGCGGCCGCGAGAGGGAAGGAAACCATTGCAAAGAGCGCCAGCTGGTCAGCAAGGTACTTACTGGAGCGCTTGTGCTGCTCCGGACATGCATTCATTGTGCATTTAATACTGGAGCAAACGGAGAGAACATTTGCATGAAATATCCCGCACAAATTTTGAGTAACTCCCGCTGGTGTtgcaaaatgtgagtccagtggcacctctaagaccaacaatgaaaagcggggtataaaatccaaattctctctctctctctctctctctctctctctctccagcccgGCAAAACTACAGCAGT
It includes:
- the ACAD8 gene encoding isobutyryl-CoA dehydrogenase, mitochondrial isoform X1; its protein translation is MALRGCYRLQLQLRRCLGCQPGWGRRGIVSCIDPSVGLTEEQKEFQRVAFDFAAKELAPHMAEWDEKEIFPVETLRKASQLGFGGIYVRPEVGGSGLSRLDTSIIFEALSTGCVSTTAYISIHNMCAWMIDTFGNEEQRHRFCPSLCSMETLASYCLTEPGSGSDAASLLTSAKRKGDTYVLNGSKAFISGGGDTDVYVVMCRTGGPGAKGISCLVLEKGIPGLSFGKKERKVGWNAQPTRAVIFEDCAVPVANRLGEEGQGFNIAMKGLNGGRVNIASCSLGAAHACILLARDHLNVRKQFGELLASSQYLQFQLAEMATRLVAARLMVRNAARSLQENREDAVALCSMAKLFATDECFAICNQALQMHGGYGYLKDYAVQQFVRDIRVHQILEGTNEVMRMIVARSLLQA
- the ACAD8 gene encoding isobutyryl-CoA dehydrogenase, mitochondrial isoform X2, giving the protein MAEWDEKEIFPVETLRKASQLGFGGIYVRPEVGGSGLSRLDTSIIFEALSTGCVSTTAYISIHNMCAWMIDTFGNEEQRHRFCPSLCSMETLASYCLTEPGSGSDAASLLTSAKRKGDTYVLNGSKAFISGGGDTDVYVVMCRTGGPGAKGISCLVLEKGIPGLSFGKKERKVGWNAQPTRAVIFEDCAVPVANRLGEEGQGFNIAMKGLNGGRVNIASCSLGAAHACILLARDHLNVRKQFGELLASSQYLQFQLAEMATRLVAARLMVRNAARSLQENREDAVALCSMAKLFATDECFAICNQALQMHGGYGYLKDYAVQQFVRDIRVHQILEGTNEVMRMIVARSLLQA